ATTCTCTTCATACCAAGTCTCCTCTTCAATCTCTGAGCGCGGTCAACGCCGCACCCGCGGCAAAGGGTGCGCCTGCGGTCAGCAGCAGCGCGGTGGCACCGAGCAGCTTGAAGGCCTGGCCGCCGTCAGCCGCCAAGGCACCGGCGCCGAAGATGAGCAGCGGCACCGCGAGTGGCAAGAGCATGAGCCCCGCCAATGCCCCGGCACCGCGCAGGCCGGCGGTCAACGCCGCGACCGTCACGCCGAGCGCGGCGAGCGCGGGCGTGCCGATCGCGAGCCCCGCCTCCAGCCGGCCGAGCGTCGGTGCGTCGAGCCCGAGCAGCGCCGCGCCGGGCAGTGCCGCGATCATCAGCGGCGGGCCGAAGCTCAGCCAGTGCGCGACGATCTTGGCGAGAGCGATGGCCTCGTCGGAGATGCCGCGCGCCGCGTACTGATCGAGGATGCCGGCGTCCGCATCGGGGGCGACCAGCCGCTCGATCGGCAGCAGCGCGGCCAGCAGCGCCGCCAGCCACAGCATCCCGCCGCCGGCCTTGGCCAGCAGCCGGGCATCGGGGCCGACCGCGAACGGAAACAGCGTCGCCGCGATCAGGAAGAAGGCCACCGGAAGCCCGGCGGCGCGCAATCCCCGCATGGCATCGCGCGCGATGAGGTGCGCAATCATGCCGGCAGGCCATCGAGCGAGAGCTTGGCCGCACCGTCGATCGGAAGCGGCAGGTGAGTCGCGACGATCGCGGCGCCGCTCTTGGCACGATGGCCGTCAATGGCCATGGCGAGACGCGCCACGCCCTCGGTGTCGAGGCCGTTGGCGGGCTCGTCCAGCACCCAGAGCGATGCGCCCGACGCGATGGTGCGCGCGATCGCGGCGCGACGGCGCTGGCCGGTGGAGAGATAGCGAACCGGCACGGGGGCGAGATGCGCGATGCCCATCTTGTCCATCGCAGGCTCCGGCACGCCGCCGTCGAGCCGCGCCCAGAAGCGCAGCGCCTCGATCAGCGGGCGATCGCCGTCGAGCGCGGTGGCCTCGCCGAGCCAGGCCGCCTGGCCCACTCGTTCGATCCGGCCGGCGGACGGGCGCAGCAGGCCGGCGACGATGCGCAGCAGGCTCGATTTGCCGACGCCGTTGGGGCCGGTGACGACGAGTGCTTCGCCGGCATCGAGCGCCAGCGACATTCTCTCGAACAGCAGTCGTGGCCCGCGCAGGCAGGCGATGTCGGTCAGCGTCACGATCATTCGGCGGCGGCTTCCAGGGCGTGCATGTCGGCGTCCGACAGGCCGAAATGATGGCCGACCTCGTGGATCAGCACATGCGCGACCAACGTTTCCAGCGTCACCTCGCCCTCCGCCCATTCGTCGAGGATCGCGCGTCGGTAGAGGTGGATCATGTCGGGCATCGTCGCGGTGTCGTCCACGCTCTTCATGCCGAGCGGGCGACCGCTGTAGAGACCGGACAGCGCGAAGGGATCGTCTATTCCCATCTCGTCGAGCGTGGCGTCGTCGGCATATTCCTCGACGCGCAGCACGACATTGTCGAGATGGGTGCGAAAGGCCTTGGGGAGGCGGGCCAGCGCGGCACGGGCCATGGCCTCGATCGCATCGGCTTTGGGGGCGTGGCCCCAAGGGGTTTGACGAGCGTTCATGCAAGCTGACAGTAGAAGAGGCGGCGATCCGGCGCCAGCGGAGGCGAGATGGACGATTGCGGCCCCGAGGTGCGGTTCGAGACCGTCTCGAAATCCTATGGCGCGCCGGCGGTCGATGCGGTGGACTGCACGATCGCGGGCGGCAGCTTCGTGGCGCTGGTCGGCGGATCGGGCGCGGGCAAGTCGACGCTGCTGCGGATGGTCAACCGGCTGGTCGAGCCCGACGCCGGGCGCATCCGGGTGGATGGCCGCGATGTCGCGGATGGGCCGGCGCCGTGGCTGCGCCGGCGGATCGGCTATGTCTTCCAGTCGATCGGGCTGATGCCGCACATGTCGGTCGCCGAGAATATCGCGCTGGTGCCGCGCATTGCCGGCACAGCGTCGCCCGATGCTCCCGCGCTGCTGAAGATGGTCGATCTCCCCGCCGACTATGCCTCGCGCCGGCCGGACGCGCTGTCGGGCGGGCAGCGCCAGCGGGTCGGTGTCGCGCGTGCCCTGGCGACGGGGGCGAAGCTGATGCTGCTCGACGAGCCCTTCGGCGCGCTCGATCCGGTGACCCGTGATGCGATCGGGCAACGCTATCGCGCGCTCCACCAACGGCTCGGCCTTACCAGCATCATGGTGACGCATGACATGGCGGAAGCGCTGTTGCTGGCGGATCGGGTGATCGTGATGGCGAAGGGCCGGATCGTCGGCGATGCGACACCGGCCGAGATGCTGGCGGGCCAGGCCGGCGCCGAGGCGGATGCGCTGGTCGCGGTGCCCGCCCGGCAGGCCGAAGCGATCGCGGCGCTGCGGGGATGACCGAGCTACTTGGCCTCGCCGCCCATCATATCCTGCTCTCGGCAGCGGCGCTGGGGCTGGCGCTGCTGATCGCACTCCCGCTCGGTCTGGCGGCTGCGCGACGGCCGCGGCTGGCATCGGCGTCGCTCGGCGTGGCGGGGGTGATCCAGACCATCCCCGGCCTCGCGCTGCTCGCGCTCTTCTATCCGCTGCTGCTCGCGATCGGCCATGGGCTGCCGGCCCTGGGCTTCCTGCCCGCCTGGCTGGCGCTGGCGCTCTACGCGCTGCTGCCGATCCTGCGCAACGTCGTGGCCGGCTTGCGCGGGCTCGATCCCGCCGTGATCGAGGCGGCGGACGGGATCGGGATGACGCCTGGCCAGCGGCTGTGGCTGGTCGAGGCGCCACTGGCCGCGCCGGTGGTGATGGCCGGCATCCGCACCGCGACGGTGTGGACGATCGGCGCGGCGACGCTCGCCACCACGGTGGGCGCGGCGAGCCTCGGCAACCTGATCTTCGCGGGCCTCCAGACCGAGGATTGGGCACAGGTGCTGCAAGGCTGCCTCGCCTCCGCCGCGCTGGCGCTGGCGGCGGACGGCCTGCTCGCGCTGATCGAGCGCGGCCTCGCGCGGCGCGAGCGCTGGTCGCTGATCCTCGGCATCGCCGGCGTCGCGATCGGCTTGCTGGCGGCCTGTACACCGCTGGTCGGGGGTGGCCCGAAGACGGTGGTGGTCGGCGCCAAGAATTTCTCCGAACAGTTCATCCTCGCCCGGCTGATCGGCGATCGGCTGGAGAGAGCGGGCTATGCCGTCAGCTATCGCGAGGGGTTGGGTTCGGCGGTGGCGCTGCGCGCGCTCAAGACCGGCGATATCGACGTCTATGTCGATTATTCGGGCACGATCTGGGCGGATTCGATGCACCGCGACAAGCCCGCGCCGAAAGCGCAGACGCTCGCCGCCATTGCCGATTTCCTAAGGCCGGCCGCTCTGATCGGCCCGCTGGGGTTCGAGAATGCCTATGCGCTGGCGATGAAGAAGGGGCGGGGCATCGCCGATCTGCGCGGGCTGACGGCAGAGGCGCCATCCCTCCGGCTGGGCGCCGATCTGGAATTCCTGTCACGGCCCGAATGGCGCGCGGTGCAATCGGCCTATGGGCTACGCTTCGCCACCCAGCGCGCCTATTCGCCGAGCTTCATGTATCGCGCGCTCGAAAGCGGGCAGGCGGATGTGATTTCCGCTTTCTCCAGCGATGGCCGGATCGCGGCGGACGATCTGACTGTACTCGGCGATCCGGCCCATGCGTTGCCGGGCTATGACGCGATCCTGCTGGTATCGCCGGCGCACGCGCACGACGCCCGCTTCATCGGCGCGCTGAGGCCGCTGGTGAACCGGATTCCGGTGGAGGCGATGCGCCAGGCGAACTACATGGTCGATCGCGACAGCGACAAGGCGAGCCCCGATCAGGCGGCGCGCTGGCTTGCCGCGCAGCTGGAGCATCGCTGATGGCCGAGATCATCAACCTCAACCGCGCCCGCAAGGCCAAAGCCAAAGACGAGGCGGCCAAGACGGCCGAGGCCAACCGCACCAAGTTTGGCCGCACCAGGGCCGAGCGCGAGGCCGAAGCGGCCGAGCAGGCGCGTCGTGCCGCGCTGCTCGACGGGGCGAAGCGCGAGGAGCCGTAAGCCGGCGCTCAGGCCGGGACAAGCGCCTCTTCGGGGATGCTCAGCGTGAACACCGCGCCGCCATCGGGATCGGTCGAGACGCTGGCGCCGATGCCGAGCGCGTCGGCGAAGCCCTTGACGATGGCGAGGCCCAGTCCGCTGTCGCCGCTGCGATCGCTGCCCTTGCCGCGCGCGAAGGTCTCGAAGATCGCCTCCTCCGCGCCCGGCTCGATGCCGGGGCCGCGATCGCGGACTTCGAGCAGGACCGCGCCCGATGTCCGCCGTGCCTCGATCGCGATCGGCCCCTCCGGTGCGCCATGCTGGGCGGCGTTGGCGAGCAGGTTGATCAGGATGTGGTGGAGCAGGCGGGGATCGGCGTGGACCAGCGGCAGGTTGCCGGGAATGGCGAGATCGATGCGATGATGGGCGAGCGTGTCGCGCAGATCGTGGACGGCGGCGCTGGCGGCGTCGGTCAGGTCGATCGGTTCGGGGGTAAGGTGGAGCGCGCCGGCATCGATCCGCACCATGTCGACCAGATTGTCGAGGAAGCGCTTGAGCCTTTGCACCTCGGCGCGGGCGACCACCACCTCGGCCGAGCCCGGATTTTCCACACCCAGCGCCTCGATCGCACCGGCGACCGAGGTGAGCGGCGTCCGCAGGTCGTGGCCGATCGAGGAGAGCAGGGCGGCGCGCAGCCGGTCGCGCTCCTTGAGCAGGCCGAGCTCGCGCATCTCGCCCTCCAGCCGCAGCCGCTCATGGGCGAGCGCCGCCTGATTGGCGATGGTGGAGAGCAGTACCATGCGATCGGCGGAGACCGGCTCGGTGCCGTCGTCGCGGGCGAGGCCGAGCACGGCGAGCGTGCCGAGCGCGGTCTTGAGCGGCTGGAACTGCCAGTCGGCCGCGGTCAGCGTCGCGGTGCCGCGCCCGGCAGGCTCGCCCTTGGACCAGCACCATTCGGCGGCGGCCTGGTCGACCGGGCCGAGCGGCGATGCCTCGGGTTCGGCGGCGATGACGGTCAACACTCCCTCCCGCTCGGCGAGCAGCAGGGTGTCGCAGGCGAGCAGCAGGCCGATCTCGTGGCAGACGGTGTTCGCCGTCTCCTGCCGGGTCGAGGAGCGGGCCAGCGCCTGCCCGAAGGCGGCGACCTGCGCATTCTCGGCGGCGCTGCGCGCGGCGAGGCTGGCGCGGATCTTCAGGCGCCCGGCGAGATTGCTGACCAGTGCCGCGATGCCGATCAGCACCAGCATGGTCAGCAGGCTCTGCGGATCGGCGATGGTGAAGGTGTGGAGCGGCGGCAGGAAGAAGAAATTATAGGCGAGCCCGGCGACGAGGCTGGCGAACAGGCCCGGCCGCAGGCCGAAGCGCTGGGCGGTGAGGATCACCGGCAGCAGGTAGATGAGATCGAGCCCGCCCTCGCCGACCAGCGGCGCCGCGAAATGATCGATGACGGTGGTGATCGCGACCATCAGGATCGCGATCATATAGGGCACCGGGCCACCCCAGCCCCGCACGATCGGGGCGAAGCCGCCGCGCCTGTTTTCCGCCGGCCGGTTGGCAGGAATGACGTGGAGCGCGAGGCCTTCCGGCCCCTCGCGCAGGATGCGATCGACCACCGATCCGTGGCGCGCCTCGAACCACCAGCTCCGCCGCGACTTGCCGAGCACGAGCTGGGTGGCGCGCATCGCCAGAACCTGGTCGAGCAACCCCTGACTGACATTTTCCGCCGGCATCCGCGCGATGGTGGCGCCGAGGCTGGCGGCCAGCCGCAGCACCTCGGCGACGCGCTGGCGTTCGACCTCGCCGAACCCGTCGGCGCGCGCCGTCTCGATCACCACCGCCGTCCAGGGTGCGCGCAGCGCGTCGGACAGGCGCTTGGCGACCCGGATCAGCGTATCGCAGCCGGGCTGCTCGGAGACCGCGACCAGCACCCGCTCGCCGCCATAGGCGCCGGGCAGCGCGCCGGCATCGAGCATCTCCAGCATCTGCCGATCGACGTTCATCGCCGCCCGGCGCAGCGCCATCTCGCGCAAGGCCGATAGATTGGGCTTGGAGAAGAAATGCTGGAGGGCGCGGGTCGCCTCCTCCGGCACATAGACCTTGCCCTCCTTCAGCCGGTCGATGAGATCGTCCGGCGGCAGATCGACCACCTCGACCTCGGCATCTTCGAACACGCTGTCCGGCACCGTCTCGCGCACGCGGACGCGGGTGAAGCTGGCGACGACATCGTTGAGGCTCTCGACATGCTGGATGTTGAGCGTCGTGGAGACGTCGATCCCGGCGGCCAGCAGCTCCTCGATATCCTGCCAGCGCTTGGGATGGCGGCTGCCCTCGACATTGGAATGGGCGAACTCGTCGACCAATGCGAGCGCGGGGCGGCGCGCCAGCACCGCATCGAGGTCCATCTCGGGGAGCGGGTGGCCGCGATGCTCGATGATCCGGCGCGGGATGATCTCGAACGGCACCATCAGCGCCTCGGTGTCGGCGCGTCCATGCGTCTCGACCACGGCGACCACCACATCGATGCTGGCGTGGAGCCGCTCGGCCCCGTCGAGCAGCATCTCGTAGGTCTTGCCGACCCCCGGCGCAGCGCCGAGGAAGATCTTGAGCTTGCCACGCCCTTCACGCGCCGACTGGCGGAGCAGGGCCTGGGGGGACGGGCGGGGATCGTCGCTGAAACTGGCCATCGTCTGCATAGTACGCCTGCACAGGCGACGATGCCACGACACTTATCGCAGGCTTATGCGATGCTTATGCCGAGATGGGATTTCCCCATTGCGCGGTGGCTGGCGCGGCCTCATCACCGGCCGATGTCCATTCCCTCCAAGCTGCTGGTGATCGAAGACGACGCCGCCATCCGGCGGCTGCTGCGCGTGACACTGGAACGCGCCGGCCATGTGGTTGCCGAGGCGTCGTCGGCGCGCGAGGCGATGTCGCTGCTGCCGATCGAGAAGCCGGAGGTGGTGCTGCTCGATCTGGGGCTGCCCGATCGTGACGGGCTGGAGCTGGTCCAGTTGATCAAGAGCCAGGCGCAGGCGACCCTGATCGTGGTCTCGGCGCGCGATGCGACCGAGGAGAAGGTGGCGGCGCTCGATCTCGGCGCCGACGATTATCTGGTGAAGCCCTTCGACAGCGAGGAGCTGCTCGCCCGCGTCCGCGCCGGCCTGCGCCACCGGCTCGACGCGCAGGGGGCCGAGCATCACGTGGCGGCAGGCGACGTGCTGATCGATCTCGATAGGCGCCGGGTTACCAGGGCCGGCGAGGAGGTGCATCTGGCACCCAAGGAATATGGCGTGCTGGCCCTGCTCGCCGCGCGGCCCGATCGGGTGCTGAGCCACGCCCAGATCCTGCGCGACGTATGGGGGCCGGCACAGGCCGACCGGGTGGAGTATCTCCGCATCGTGGTGCGGGCGCTGCGCCAGAAGCTGGAGGCGGACCCGGCGCGACCGGCGCTGATCGTCAACGAACTCGGCGTCGGCTACCGGCTGCGGCCGGAACCCGCCGTTTCCAGCAAGCCGTAGCGGCAACCGCCAGAGGCCAGTGCGATCATTCCTGCGGTGGCGGACCACCCCAGCGATGGCGCGACCCCATGCCATGGCTGACCCGCTCGATCGCGTCGAAGCGGGCCTGCTGATCGGGATTCAGGCTTGCGCGAAAATGCTGGGCCGCTTCGATGCGCGCCTGCATCTGGGCCGCATCAGGTGGACCATGGCGATCGCCGCCATCGCCATGGTCGCCGTCCTGCCTGTCGCCGCGCGGCGGGGGCGCTACGGCCTGCAGATACGCTTCGAGTGCCGGCCGCTGCTGCGGGGCCAGCCCGAGGAGGAGCGTCATGTCGTCGGCGCGGCTACCTGCCTGTTGCGGCGAGCCCATGCCGGGCGCCGGCGGCGGCGAGTCGCCGGCGATGGCGGTGCCGGCGAGAAGAGCCGACGCGATGAGCGCGGCGAGCAGAGGTGAGCGCATCAATCGTTCCCCAGACGTGAACGGCGTAGCTTGCCGGTCATTGTGTCAGGCGAATGTCTGCGCGCGAGCACCGTTGAAATCCTCTGCACACATCGTAGCGGCATGCGCTACGACATGACCATGGCTGCCGCACTCGCCGATCGCCCCGCCAATGCGCTCGCCCACCTGCTGGTGGTGGACGATGATGCCGGTATCCGGGTTCTGCTGGCCGAGCGGCTGGGGGCCTATGGCTATCACGTCACCACTGCGGCCAGCGTGATCGAGATGGATCGGGTGCTGGCGCGCGGCGGCATCGATCTGATCCTGCTCGATGTGATGATGCCGGGGGAAGACGGCTTGTCCGCCTGTCGCCGGCTGGTCGAGGATAATGGTCCGCCGGTGATCATCCTCTCGGCGCTCGGGGATGAGCAGGATCGCATCGTCGGGCTGGAGATCGGCGCCGATCATTATCTGTCCAAGCCGTGCAGCCCGCGCGAGATCCTCGCCCATGTGCGCGCGCTGCTGCGCCGGCAGCAGATCGCCGAGGTCGAGGAGGTGCGGCGGGGGTTCAGCTTTCTGGGTTGGCGGATGGATATCGACACCCACGAACTGCTCGATCCCGATGGCGTTCTCGTCCACCTGTCGGATGGCGAGTTCGCGGTTTTGCGCGCCTTCGTCGAGCATCCGCGCCGGGTGCTGACCCGCGAGGCGCTGCTCCATGCCGCGCGCGGGCCGGATTCGGATGCGTTCGATCGCGCGATCGACGTGCAGGTGAGCCGGCTGCGGCGCAAGCTGCGGGGCAATGACAGCGATCTGATCCGCACCGTGCGGAACGAAGGCTATCTGTTCGTGCCCAAGGTCGTGCCGACGTGAGAGGACGGGGGGGGATCATCAGGCCGCCGCTGTTCCTGCGGATCTTCGGCGTGATGCTGGTATCGCTGATCTGTGCGCAGTTGCTCGATTTCGGCCTGTTGCTGACGGTGCCGCCGCCGACGCCGCGGCTCTATTCGATCGCCGAAGTCGCGCAGCTGCTCCGCGGTGCGGCACCGGATACGGAAATCTACCGGGTTTCCGAAAGCATGACGCCGCCGCCCGACGACGACGATACCCATGCCGATCGCCTGCGCAGGCTGCTGGCAGAACGGCTCGAGGTCTCGACCGCCGACGTCCATCTCGATTTCGAGCGCCCGCCCTTGTTCCTGGGGCCGCCG
This genomic window from Sphingomonas abietis contains:
- a CDS encoding sensor histidine kinase is translated as MASFSDDPRPSPQALLRQSAREGRGKLKIFLGAAPGVGKTYEMLLDGAERLHASIDVVVAVVETHGRADTEALMVPFEIIPRRIIEHRGHPLPEMDLDAVLARRPALALVDEFAHSNVEGSRHPKRWQDIEELLAAGIDVSTTLNIQHVESLNDVVASFTRVRVRETVPDSVFEDAEVEVVDLPPDDLIDRLKEGKVYVPEEATRALQHFFSKPNLSALREMALRRAAMNVDRQMLEMLDAGALPGAYGGERVLVAVSEQPGCDTLIRVAKRLSDALRAPWTAVVIETARADGFGEVERQRVAEVLRLAASLGATIARMPAENVSQGLLDQVLAMRATQLVLGKSRRSWWFEARHGSVVDRILREGPEGLALHVIPANRPAENRRGGFAPIVRGWGGPVPYMIAILMVAITTVIDHFAAPLVGEGGLDLIYLLPVILTAQRFGLRPGLFASLVAGLAYNFFFLPPLHTFTIADPQSLLTMLVLIGIAALVSNLAGRLKIRASLAARSAAENAQVAAFGQALARSSTRQETANTVCHEIGLLLACDTLLLAEREGVLTVIAAEPEASPLGPVDQAAAEWCWSKGEPAGRGTATLTAADWQFQPLKTALGTLAVLGLARDDGTEPVSADRMVLLSTIANQAALAHERLRLEGEMRELGLLKERDRLRAALLSSIGHDLRTPLTSVAGAIEALGVENPGSAEVVVARAEVQRLKRFLDNLVDMVRIDAGALHLTPEPIDLTDAASAAVHDLRDTLAHHRIDLAIPGNLPLVHADPRLLHHILINLLANAAQHGAPEGPIAIEARRTSGAVLLEVRDRGPGIEPGAEEAIFETFARGKGSDRSGDSGLGLAIVKGFADALGIGASVSTDPDGGAVFTLSIPEEALVPA
- a CDS encoding DUF4169 family protein translates to MAEIINLNRARKAKAKDEAAKTAEANRTKFGRTRAEREAEAAEQARRAALLDGAKREEP
- a CDS encoding heme exporter protein CcmB gives rise to the protein MIAHLIARDAMRGLRAAGLPVAFFLIAATLFPFAVGPDARLLAKAGGGMLWLAALLAALLPIERLVAPDADAGILDQYAARGISDEAIALAKIVAHWLSFGPPLMIAALPGAALLGLDAPTLGRLEAGLAIGTPALAALGVTVAALTAGLRGAGALAGLMLLPLAVPLLIFGAGALAADGGQAFKLLGATALLLTAGAPFAAGAALTALRD
- a CDS encoding metallopeptidase family protein, encoding MNARQTPWGHAPKADAIEAMARAALARLPKAFRTHLDNVVLRVEEYADDATLDEMGIDDPFALSGLYSGRPLGMKSVDDTATMPDMIHLYRRAILDEWAEGEVTLETLVAHVLIHEVGHHFGLSDADMHALEAAAE
- the ccmA gene encoding heme ABC exporter ATP-binding protein CcmA; amino-acid sequence: MIVTLTDIACLRGPRLLFERMSLALDAGEALVVTGPNGVGKSSLLRIVAGLLRPSAGRIERVGQAAWLGEATALDGDRPLIEALRFWARLDGGVPEPAMDKMGIAHLAPVPVRYLSTGQRRRAAIARTIASGASLWVLDEPANGLDTEGVARLAMAIDGHRAKSGAAIVATHLPLPIDGAAKLSLDGLPA
- a CDS encoding ATP-binding cassette domain-containing protein, with amino-acid sequence MDDCGPEVRFETVSKSYGAPAVDAVDCTIAGGSFVALVGGSGAGKSTLLRMVNRLVEPDAGRIRVDGRDVADGPAPWLRRRIGYVFQSIGLMPHMSVAENIALVPRIAGTASPDAPALLKMVDLPADYASRRPDALSGGQRQRVGVARALATGAKLMLLDEPFGALDPVTRDAIGQRYRALHQRLGLTSIMVTHDMAEALLLADRVIVMAKGRIVGDATPAEMLAGQAGAEADALVAVPARQAEAIAALRG
- a CDS encoding response regulator, whose product is MRYDMTMAAALADRPANALAHLLVVDDDAGIRVLLAERLGAYGYHVTTAASVIEMDRVLARGGIDLILLDVMMPGEDGLSACRRLVEDNGPPVIILSALGDEQDRIVGLEIGADHYLSKPCSPREILAHVRALLRRQQIAEVEEVRRGFSFLGWRMDIDTHELLDPDGVLVHLSDGEFAVLRAFVEHPRRVLTREALLHAARGPDSDAFDRAIDVQVSRLRRKLRGNDSDLIRTVRNEGYLFVPKVVPT
- a CDS encoding response regulator, with the translated sequence MSIPSKLLVIEDDAAIRRLLRVTLERAGHVVAEASSAREAMSLLPIEKPEVVLLDLGLPDRDGLELVQLIKSQAQATLIVVSARDATEEKVAALDLGADDYLVKPFDSEELLARVRAGLRHRLDAQGAEHHVAAGDVLIDLDRRRVTRAGEEVHLAPKEYGVLALLAARPDRVLSHAQILRDVWGPAQADRVEYLRIVVRALRQKLEADPARPALIVNELGVGYRLRPEPAVSSKP
- a CDS encoding ABC transporter permease/substrate-binding protein, producing MTELLGLAAHHILLSAAALGLALLIALPLGLAAARRPRLASASLGVAGVIQTIPGLALLALFYPLLLAIGHGLPALGFLPAWLALALYALLPILRNVVAGLRGLDPAVIEAADGIGMTPGQRLWLVEAPLAAPVVMAGIRTATVWTIGAATLATTVGAASLGNLIFAGLQTEDWAQVLQGCLASAALALAADGLLALIERGLARRERWSLILGIAGVAIGLLAACTPLVGGGPKTVVVGAKNFSEQFILARLIGDRLERAGYAVSYREGLGSAVALRALKTGDIDVYVDYSGTIWADSMHRDKPAPKAQTLAAIADFLRPAALIGPLGFENAYALAMKKGRGIADLRGLTAEAPSLRLGADLEFLSRPEWRAVQSAYGLRFATQRAYSPSFMYRALESGQADVISAFSSDGRIAADDLTVLGDPAHALPGYDAILLVSPAHAHDARFIGALRPLVNRIPVEAMRQANYMVDRDSDKASPDQAARWLAAQLEHR